A stretch of Dryobates pubescens isolate bDryPub1 chromosome 35, bDryPub1.pri, whole genome shotgun sequence DNA encodes these proteins:
- the BTG2 gene encoding protein BTG2 has product MAAAAPGPPPAAALFNGSAEPEAQTEPSTTQRGVAAVTGTLPPRRSPAMSQRQNQRRGPRPDMAPEIAAAVGFVSSLLRTRGCVSEQQLQVFSGALREALAEHYKHHWFPEKPFKGSGYRCIRINHKMDPIISKAASQIGLSLPQLYQLLPSELTLWVDPYEVSYRIGEDGSICVLYEATASKAAGPKAASSCGMLTCKNQLMLGRTSPSKNYIMTVSS; this is encoded by the exons ATGGCTGCCGCCGCGCCGGGGCCGCCTCCCGCCGCTGCCCTATTTAACGGCAGCGCCGAGCCGGAGGCTCAGACTGAGCCCAGCACAACCCAGCGCGGAGTCGCCGCCGTTACCGGGACCCTTCCGCCTCGCCGGAGCCCAGCAATGAGCCAGCGCCAGAACCAGCGCCGCGGCCCCCGGCCCGACATGGCCCCGGAGATCGCCGCCGCCGTCGGTTTCGTCTCCAGCCTGTTGCGGACTCGGGGCTGTGTCAgcgagcagcagctgcaggtcttCAGCGGGGCGTTGCGGGAGGCCCTcgcag AGCACTACAAGCACCACTGGTTTCCCGAGAAGCCCTTCAAAGGCTCCGGGTACCGCTGCATCCGCATCAACCACAAGATGGACCCCATCATCAGCAAGGCAGCCAGCCAGATCGGACTCAGCCTCCCGCAGCTctaccagctcctgcccagcgaGCTGACGCTCTGGGTGGACCCTTACGAGGTCTCCTATCGCATCGGGGAGGATGGCTCCATCTGTGTCTTGTACGAAGCAACTGCGAGCAAGGCTGCCGGCCCCAAAGCCGCCAGCTCCTGCGGGATGCTCACCTGTAAGAACCAGCTGATGCTGGGCCGCACCAGCCCCTCCAAGAACTACATCATGACTGTCTCCAGCTaa